In Flavobacterium sp. CS20, a single window of DNA contains:
- a CDS encoding Ppx/GppA phosphatase family protein has product MLSIKKYAAIDIGSNAVRLLISTITEPADKPVTFKKTSLVRVPIRLGQDVFVNDYISDYNFSRMKQTLKAFQLLMNCHNVEKYRACATSAMRDAKNSKALVEDIKADTDIHIEIIDGNDEAAIIATTDLHQLIQTEKSYIYVDVGGGSTEITIYYNGKTVASKSFNLGTVRLLNNLVSETDWEQFRLWIKEQTKSFSKIEMIGSGGNINHIFKASAKKTGKPLSFFYLSSYYQLLKSLTYEERIAQLDMNQDRADVIVPATEIYLTAMKYSKARSIHVPKIGLSDGIIKSMYNENN; this is encoded by the coding sequence GTGCTCAGTATAAAAAAATATGCCGCCATAGATATTGGCTCAAATGCTGTAAGATTATTAATTTCAACCATTACAGAACCTGCAGATAAACCTGTTACTTTCAAAAAAACATCTTTGGTTAGAGTGCCGATTCGTCTCGGTCAAGATGTGTTTGTCAACGATTATATTTCTGACTACAATTTTTCTAGAATGAAACAAACCTTGAAAGCCTTTCAACTCTTGATGAATTGCCATAATGTTGAAAAATACAGAGCTTGTGCAACTTCAGCTATGCGTGATGCCAAAAATTCGAAAGCCTTAGTTGAAGACATTAAAGCAGATACTGATATACATATAGAAATCATTGACGGCAACGATGAAGCGGCCATCATTGCGACTACCGATTTACACCAATTGATTCAAACCGAAAAATCATACATTTACGTGGATGTTGGCGGTGGTTCAACTGAAATCACAATTTATTATAACGGCAAAACTGTAGCTTCAAAATCTTTTAATCTCGGTACAGTTAGATTACTGAATAATTTAGTTTCAGAAACCGATTGGGAGCAATTTAGGTTGTGGATTAAAGAACAAACAAAATCGTTTTCTAAAATTGAAATGATTGGTTCGGGTGGCAATATCAATCATATTTTTAAAGCGAGTGCTAAAAAAACAGGCAAACCCTTATCGTTTTTCTATTTGAGTTCTTATTACCAACTGCTTAAATCGCTGACCTACGAAGAACGCATCGCTCAGCTTGATATGAATCAAGACCGAGCTGACGTGATTGTGCCAGCAACAGAAATCTATCTTACTGCTATGAAATACAGTAAAGCCAGAAGCATTCATGTGCCAAAAATTGGCTTGTCAGACGGGATTATTAAGTCGATGTATAATGAGAATAATTGA
- a CDS encoding aminodeoxychorismate/anthranilate synthase component II → MKKILVIDNYDSFVYNLVHYLEAFDAQVDVVRNKSINIEAVKQYDKILISPGPGIPDEAGQLKSVIKEYYQTKPILGVCLGQQAIMEVFGGKLENLTTLYHGIATSINITAKDEVLYQSLPSQIEVGRYHSWVVQKTLPEVLEATSVDKSGHIMSLRHKYYDVRAVQYHPESVLTPHGKTIIQNWLNS, encoded by the coding sequence ATGAAAAAAATATTAGTCATTGATAATTATGATTCTTTTGTTTACAACTTGGTGCATTATCTCGAAGCTTTTGATGCTCAAGTCGATGTGGTTAGAAACAAAAGTATCAACATTGAAGCAGTAAAACAATACGACAAAATTCTCATATCACCAGGACCAGGCATTCCAGACGAAGCTGGGCAACTCAAATCTGTCATAAAAGAATACTATCAAACCAAACCTATTCTTGGGGTTTGTCTCGGTCAGCAAGCTATTATGGAAGTTTTTGGTGGAAAATTAGAAAACTTAACAACCCTTTATCACGGTATTGCCACTTCAATAAATATTACAGCAAAAGATGAAGTTTTATATCAAAGTTTACCCAGCCAAATAGAAGTTGGTCGTTATCATTCGTGGGTGGTTCAAAAAACTTTACCCGAAGTTTTAGAAGCCACTTCGGTTGACAAATCTGGACATATCATGTCGCTTAGGCATAAATATTACGATGTGAGAGCAGTTCAATATCATCCAGAGTCTGTGTTGACTCCACACGGTAAAACCATTATTCAGAATTGGTTAAATTCTTAA
- a CDS encoding NUDIX hydrolase: protein MYKVFVNDVPIILSTQKKVGTKYTSYKIKHVDIENLINDIVDKKIHYVNLYHKKDEKLLYHLKKKLKVITVAGGMVFNPKKEILFIHRKGCWDLPKGKVDKGETLEEATIREVWEETGVENLKIVRFIDTTYHILKRNGKYKLKETYWYEMFSDFDGELVPETSEGIKKVKWKNFEKSQKAIHKSYENIKLLFPPEYLIKHPKDRIV, encoded by the coding sequence ATGTATAAAGTTTTTGTCAATGATGTGCCAATTATTTTGTCAACGCAAAAGAAAGTTGGTACGAAATACACTTCTTACAAGATTAAACATGTTGATATAGAAAATCTTATCAATGATATTGTCGATAAAAAAATTCACTACGTCAATTTATATCACAAAAAAGACGAAAAATTACTGTATCATTTGAAAAAAAAGCTAAAAGTCATCACGGTCGCTGGCGGAATGGTATTTAACCCTAAAAAAGAAATCCTTTTTATTCATAGAAAAGGCTGTTGGGATTTACCTAAAGGCAAAGTGGATAAAGGCGAGACGCTTGAAGAAGCGACTATACGTGAAGTTTGGGAAGAAACAGGGGTTGAAAATTTAAAAATTGTTCGGTTTATTGACACCACGTATCACATCTTAAAACGCAACGGCAAATATAAACTCAAAGAAACTTACTGGTATGAAATGTTTTCAGATTTTGATGGCGAATTGGTTCCAGAAACCTCTGAAGGCATCAAAAAAGTAAAATGGAAAAACTTTGAAAAATCTCAAAAAGCCATTCATAAATCTTATGAAAATATCAAATTACTCTTTCCGCCCGAATATCTCATCAAACACCCGAAAGACCGAATAGTTTAG
- the ppk1 gene encoding polyphosphate kinase 1, with translation MTNDQFHNRELSWLAFNARVLQEASDSNVPLLERLRFLGIFSNNLDEFFRVRYATVKRIDMAGKAGKKVLGGYKASRLLKEITQIVINHQTESLEILSEIQNKLKDHNIHIVNETEVGEQHQAFLKHYFLDTVSPSLVTIMLNDIEKVPNLKDSAAYLAVKLVQKMPDGNLKNRYTLVEIPTNLNRFVVLPSEGNNQYVILLDDLIRYNLDVIFNIFEYESISAHMIKITRDAELDLEGDLDKSYIEKLMSSVKHRREGDPVRFVYDKTIDQDTLDFLLLKLGIDNTDSLIPGGRYHNRRDYMKFPDLGAKHLLYDEIEPLPVPGLELQGSLFKKIAEKDYLQFAPYQTFSYTVRFLREAALDPNVKSIKITIYRLASVSQIASSLINAAKNGKKVTVSIELKARFDEANNIRYSEKMQREGIKIIFGVTGLKVHAKSCVIDRLENGKLKRYGFISTGNFNENTAKIYTDYTLFTSHSGILKDIDKVFDFFEVNYKIKKYKHLIVSPHYTRGFFYKKIDEQIRLVKEGKECGMMLKMNSLSDYDVISKLYEASRAGVKIQLIVRGICCLIPEVEGMSENIKAISIVDKFLEHPRLYIFKTPKNKEVYISSADLMTRNLDHRVEITCPVYNDNIKAELIDTFDICWQDNVKARNLASHDKNEYERNDKDDYRSQFKMYDYYKNKLN, from the coding sequence ATGACAAATGACCAGTTTCACAATAGAGAACTAAGTTGGCTGGCTTTTAATGCAAGAGTTTTACAAGAAGCTTCAGACTCTAATGTGCCACTATTAGAGCGATTGCGGTTTCTTGGAATTTTCTCAAACAACTTAGATGAATTTTTTAGAGTGCGTTACGCCACCGTCAAACGCATTGATATGGCAGGAAAAGCGGGAAAAAAAGTACTTGGTGGTTATAAAGCCTCAAGACTGCTCAAAGAAATCACACAAATTGTTATCAATCATCAAACCGAAAGTCTTGAGATTTTAAGCGAAATTCAAAATAAACTTAAAGATCACAATATTCATATCGTTAATGAAACTGAAGTAGGCGAGCAACATCAAGCTTTTTTAAAACATTATTTTTTAGATACAGTCAGTCCATCTTTGGTTACTATTATGCTTAATGACATAGAAAAAGTACCAAACCTTAAGGACTCAGCAGCGTATTTGGCGGTAAAACTCGTGCAAAAAATGCCCGACGGCAATCTTAAAAATCGTTATACTCTTGTAGAAATTCCAACCAATCTTAACCGTTTTGTGGTTTTGCCTTCTGAAGGCAACAATCAATATGTGATTTTGTTAGATGATTTAATCCGTTATAATTTGGATGTGATTTTTAATATATTTGAATACGAAAGTATTTCGGCACATATGATAAAAATTACCCGTGATGCTGAACTCGATTTGGAAGGCGATTTAGACAAAAGTTATATCGAAAAATTAATGAGCAGCGTAAAACATCGTCGAGAAGGCGATCCTGTGCGTTTTGTTTATGATAAAACTATTGACCAAGACACTTTAGACTTTTTATTACTCAAACTCGGCATTGACAATACCGACAGCTTAATTCCTGGTGGTCGTTATCACAACCGAAGAGATTATATGAAGTTTCCCGATTTGGGAGCCAAACATTTGCTCTATGATGAAATTGAACCTTTGCCTGTACCAGGATTGGAATTGCAGGGAAGTTTATTCAAAAAAATTGCTGAAAAAGATTATTTACAGTTTGCCCCTTATCAAACCTTTTCTTACACTGTAAGATTTTTACGTGAAGCGGCTTTAGACCCGAATGTGAAATCCATAAAAATCACTATTTACCGATTAGCTTCAGTTTCTCAGATAGCCAGTTCGCTCATCAATGCGGCTAAAAATGGAAAAAAAGTTACTGTTTCCATAGAATTAAAAGCCCGATTTGATGAAGCCAATAACATAAGATATTCTGAAAAAATGCAACGCGAAGGCATCAAAATCATTTTTGGTGTTACAGGTTTAAAAGTCCACGCCAAGTCTTGTGTGATTGATCGCTTAGAAAACGGAAAATTAAAACGATATGGGTTTATCAGCACTGGAAATTTTAATGAAAATACAGCAAAAATTTACACCGATTATACTTTGTTTACAAGTCATAGCGGTATTTTAAAAGACATTGATAAGGTGTTTGATTTTTTTGAAGTCAATTATAAAATTAAAAAATACAAGCACTTGATTGTTTCGCCTCACTACACTAGAGGCTTTTTTTATAAAAAAATTGACGAACAAATTCGATTGGTTAAAGAAGGAAAAGAATGTGGTATGATGTTGAAAATGAACAGCTTATCAGATTATGATGTGATTAGCAAATTGTATGAAGCCAGTCGTGCTGGGGTTAAAATACAGTTGATTGTAAGGGGTATTTGTTGTTTGATTCCAGAAGTTGAAGGCATGAGTGAAAACATTAAAGCCATCAGTATTGTGGATAAATTTTTAGAACATCCACGATTGTATATTTTCAAAACGCCAAAAAATAAAGAAGTTTACATTTCTTCAGCAGATTTGATGACAAGAAACCTTGACCACCGCGTTGAAATTACTTGCCCTGTTTATAACGATAATATTAAAGCAGAATTGATAGATACCTTTGATATTTGTTGGCAAGACAATGTCAAAGCCCGTAATCTTGCTTCTCACGATAAGAATGAATATGAGAGAAATGATAAAGATGACTACCGCAGTCAATTCAAAATGTATGATTATTATAAAAATAAGCTTAATTAA
- the pyrE gene encoding orotate phosphoribosyltransferase, with product MILDENTAQETAELLLQINAIKLKPQEPFTWSSGMKSPIYCDNRIILSYPPIRNYIKDSLAKQVELLYGKPDVIAGVATGAIGIGALTADALGLPFVYVRPKPKSHGRQNQIEGQLEPHQNVVVIEDLISTGQSSLNAVKALQSEAQAHVKGLLAIFSYGFDSAIKNFEKAKIQLNTLSNYEHLIQIAYDTRYLNRDELNLLKSWHLNPEKWENN from the coding sequence ATGATTTTAGATGAAAATACAGCCCAAGAAACTGCAGAATTACTTCTACAAATAAACGCAATAAAATTGAAACCACAAGAGCCTTTTACCTGGTCGAGTGGAATGAAATCGCCAATTTATTGTGACAATAGAATAATATTGTCTTATCCGCCCATTCGTAACTACATCAAAGATAGTTTAGCCAAACAAGTAGAACTACTTTACGGCAAACCTGATGTCATTGCGGGTGTCGCAACAGGTGCCATTGGGATTGGCGCTTTAACGGCTGATGCTTTGGGATTACCTTTTGTTTATGTGCGACCCAAACCCAAATCGCACGGGCGACAAAATCAAATTGAAGGTCAACTTGAACCACACCAAAATGTGGTGGTGATTGAGGACTTAATCAGCACTGGACAAAGTAGTCTTAATGCTGTAAAAGCATTACAATCTGAAGCCCAAGCTCACGTTAAAGGTTTACTGGCTATATTTTCTTATGGCTTTGATTCGGCTATAAAAAACTTCGAAAAAGCCAAAATTCAACTCAATACACTGAGCAATTATGAACATCTTATTCAAATAGCTTATGATACAAGATATTTGAATCGTGATGAACTCAATTTGTTAAAATCATGGCATCTCAATCCCGAAAAATGGGAAAACAATTAA
- a CDS encoding TonB-dependent receptor has translation MKLFTVFLLILSSFQVFSQVKVSDTTQLETVTLKTKSSQLSNFITTSISSEDIQSNNTVILTPILNQIPGVSMQQGTLNTNRITIRGIGARSQFSTNRLKLYINNVPLTNANGVSVLEDIDLSSLGQLSVIKGPKSSVLGANLGGNIVLKTQNKERNLGLMTGIGSYDRYQLGFNVAENLGQTQLQAYANHIQSHEYRDNADYERQNFTLISDTKINPSWQWQNLMIFTRLKAFIPSSLSLTDFQNNPQKATDNWNAVAGFESYDKLFLSTTLNHKFKNSTQWITSISFNHRDAYEPRPFDILDESEIGLGLRSLIKHNFQWNAKPLTTQIGFEWQTDWYEAQNFDNLFRNTPERGSIQGDLVNAFDQNRMRFNAFLTANYNFTERIEVAAGLNLNLANYETEDQFLEDGLNQSGELQYDPKLLPNINFSYNLKNNFGVFANYSMGIATPSIDESLDDNGFFNPELQPSFGHNFELGSRWISKQKTLDIQLNVFRMYVEDLIVARRVEEDRFVGINAGQTQHTGVEFSANFQKSISENLELKGFTNIVFNDFEFTDFIESDEDFSGNQIPAIPEYDLNFGFQLFYKQNWSFRLNTEWVGRMPLNDANTLYTDAYELVNFNISHQMQWFDTQTQFSFGLNNVLDKDYLASVLPNAVGFGGAEPRYFYPGMPRQFYFKVLINYKL, from the coding sequence TTGAAATTATTTACTGTTTTTTTACTCATTTTATCGTCTTTTCAAGTTTTTTCGCAAGTCAAGGTTTCAGATACAACACAACTTGAAACGGTAACTCTGAAAACAAAATCTTCTCAACTTTCAAATTTTATTACAACTTCAATATCTTCTGAAGATATTCAGTCTAATAACACGGTGATATTAACTCCAATTTTAAATCAAATCCCAGGCGTGTCGATGCAGCAAGGGACTTTAAATACCAATCGAATTACCATACGTGGCATTGGGGCAAGGTCTCAATTTTCAACCAATCGACTTAAACTTTACATTAATAATGTGCCGTTAACCAATGCTAATGGCGTATCGGTGCTTGAAGATATTGATTTGAGCAGTTTGGGACAGCTCAGCGTCATTAAAGGACCAAAATCTTCAGTTTTAGGGGCTAATTTGGGTGGCAATATTGTTTTAAAAACACAAAATAAAGAAAGAAACCTAGGTCTGATGACGGGAATAGGAAGTTATGACCGTTATCAACTTGGTTTTAACGTCGCCGAAAATTTAGGGCAAACCCAGCTACAGGCTTATGCCAATCATATTCAATCTCACGAATACCGAGATAATGCCGATTATGAAAGACAAAATTTTACTCTGATTTCAGACACCAAAATAAATCCGTCTTGGCAATGGCAAAACTTGATGATTTTCACTCGTCTTAAGGCGTTTATTCCGAGTTCTTTATCATTAACAGATTTTCAAAATAACCCTCAAAAAGCGACAGATAATTGGAATGCGGTTGCTGGATTTGAATCTTATGACAAGCTGTTTCTATCCACGACTTTAAATCATAAGTTTAAAAATTCTACCCAATGGATAACTTCAATCTCGTTTAATCATCGCGATGCCTACGAACCAAGACCTTTTGATATTTTAGATGAAAGTGAAATTGGTTTGGGATTGAGAAGCTTGATAAAACATAACTTCCAATGGAATGCTAAACCCTTAACCACACAGATTGGTTTTGAATGGCAAACGGATTGGTATGAGGCTCAAAATTTTGATAATTTGTTTAGAAATACTCCAGAACGTGGCAGTATTCAAGGCGATTTGGTCAATGCTTTTGATCAAAATCGTATGCGATTCAACGCTTTTTTGACCGCCAATTATAATTTTACAGAGAGAATTGAAGTTGCAGCAGGATTAAACCTGAACTTAGCCAATTACGAAACCGAGGATCAATTTCTTGAAGATGGCTTAAATCAAAGTGGCGAATTGCAATATGACCCTAAATTGTTGCCCAACATCAATTTTTCATACAACCTTAAGAATAACTTTGGTGTTTTTGCCAATTACAGTATGGGTATCGCCACGCCAAGCATTGATGAAAGCTTAGATGACAACGGATTTTTCAACCCTGAACTTCAACCCTCTTTTGGGCATAACTTTGAGTTAGGAAGCCGATGGATTTCAAAACAAAAAACACTTGATATTCAATTGAATGTGTTTAGAATGTATGTTGAAGATTTGATTGTGGCTCGACGTGTAGAGGAAGACCGTTTTGTAGGTATTAATGCTGGACAAACTCAACATACAGGCGTTGAATTTTCTGCCAATTTTCAAAAGTCTATATCTGAAAATTTAGAACTTAAGGGTTTTACCAACATTGTTTTTAACGACTTTGAATTTACAGATTTTATAGAAAGTGATGAAGACTTTTCAGGCAATCAAATACCAGCCATACCCGAATACGATTTGAATTTTGGCTTTCAATTATTTTACAAACAAAATTGGTCGTTCAGATTAAACACAGAATGGGTTGGACGAATGCCTTTAAACGATGCTAACACACTTTATACCGATGCTTACGAGCTCGTGAATTTTAATATTAGCCATCAAATGCAATGGTTTGACACCCAAACGCAATTCAGTTTTGGACTTAATAATGTTTTAGATAAAGATTATCTTGCCAGTGTGTTGCCCAATGCCGTTGGGTTTGGTGGTGCGGAACCCCGTTACTTTTATCCAGGAATGCCTCGTCAATTTTATTTTAAAGTCTTAATAAATTACAAGCTTTAA
- a CDS encoding histidine phosphatase family protein, whose amino-acid sequence MPKTLILMRHGKSSWKENLPDDERILKKRAYSDIELVASAFKNSINNNIVFKSSYAKRAESTAKHFLKQLKIPETQLQIESALYTFDVKSLKTFLYTVDDSIDTLMLFGHNPAFTNLANSLGNEQFDNVPTSGLVKINFENSSWKDLANGETVLHLFPKNLCQ is encoded by the coding sequence ATGCCCAAAACCCTAATCTTAATGCGACATGGAAAATCGTCTTGGAAAGAAAATCTTCCTGATGATGAAAGAATTTTAAAAAAACGTGCTTATAGTGATATCGAGTTGGTGGCTTCGGCTTTTAAAAATTCTATAAACAACAATATCGTGTTCAAATCCAGTTATGCCAAAAGAGCCGAAAGCACCGCAAAGCACTTTTTAAAACAACTGAAAATTCCAGAAACTCAATTACAAATAGAATCGGCTTTATACACTTTTGATGTTAAAAGCTTAAAGACTTTTCTTTATACCGTTGACGATTCTATTGACACTTTGATGTTATTTGGGCATAATCCTGCGTTTACCAATCTTGCCAATAGCTTAGGTAACGAACAGTTTGACAATGTCCCAACTTCTGGATTGGTGAAGATCAATTTTGAAAATTCATCTTGGAAAGATTTGGCAAATGGAGAAACTGTCTTACATTTATTTCCTAAAAATTTGTGCCAATGA
- a CDS encoding TonB-dependent receptor domain-containing protein: MKYFLTYLLTIISFSVFAQQNKLTGKLLDNSQNEPLAYATIAILEPGTENIVTSGITDSDGNFSINVENGQYDIKFEYISYEPKIIKNISITSNKNLGDIKLKFAQNQLDEVNVVAETTQVEVRLDKKIYNVGKDLTTSGGTVSDALGNVPSVTVDIDGAISLRGNENVRILINGKPSSIAGFGDQDVFQQLPADAIESVEVITSPSARYDAEGTAGIINIILKREKTLGFNGSFRGTLGEPKNSGVFADLNLRTDNFNVFTSIGYTERNRPGNANFDTRYTETDSLNFDRIIEDRDYDRNDKNFNLNAGVEYFINDMSSITASFFTRTGDDRDITTNTNKRFANGLENSRTIRIEEELDDDERYQYALNYVKRFDKDNRDHKLTADFQYSKSDQSQATTIDENQTNPVDSLVAFQDNLETEKRDSYLIQADYVRPMGNAQFEFGFRGDYSDQTQSFLVQKQNLTTNELVVDEFVSSDFDFQQNVTAIYTQYGDKIGKFSYLLGLRYENSQLKGKTTPLVPENFDRNFDFDKNFDNLFPTVNLVYEIGEDENISLGYNRRINRPRSWFLNPFPSQSSRVNVFQGNPDLDPSFADAFDLGYLKRWKKITLTSSVYYQKETDAFERVERDTGRRTEEDNIIIIENIPINLATEERFGAEFGLLYNPVKWLRTNLSFNYFRFESNGSFEGKEYGATNESYFGRFSSNVILPGKIQWQTNAFYRGPRENAQTETDPIASMDIAFSKDFLKNENLTLSLSIRDLFNSRKRDQFTVSQTFTRDSSFQWRERQFTATVIYRFNRKKERNTRSRGDSDFDGGEGGF; the protein is encoded by the coding sequence ATGAAGTATTTTCTTACCTATTTGCTTACAATCATTTCTTTTAGCGTATTTGCTCAACAAAACAAATTGACAGGAAAACTTTTAGACAACAGTCAAAACGAACCACTCGCCTACGCCACCATAGCTATATTAGAACCAGGTACCGAAAACATTGTAACTAGTGGAATTACTGATTCTGATGGAAATTTCTCTATAAATGTTGAAAACGGTCAATATGATATCAAATTTGAATACATTTCTTATGAACCAAAAATCATAAAAAACATAAGTATTACTTCTAACAAAAATTTAGGTGATATCAAATTAAAATTTGCACAAAACCAATTAGATGAAGTCAATGTTGTTGCTGAAACTACACAAGTTGAAGTACGTTTAGATAAAAAAATATACAATGTTGGTAAAGATTTGACAACTTCAGGTGGCACGGTAAGCGATGCTTTGGGAAATGTGCCTTCGGTAACTGTAGATATAGACGGTGCTATAAGTTTAAGAGGGAATGAAAATGTAAGAATATTAATAAACGGCAAGCCTTCATCAATAGCTGGTTTTGGCGATCAAGATGTGTTTCAACAACTTCCTGCAGATGCCATAGAATCTGTAGAAGTTATCACAAGTCCATCGGCAAGATATGATGCGGAAGGAACGGCTGGAATCATAAACATTATCCTCAAAAGAGAAAAAACTTTAGGCTTTAACGGCTCTTTTAGAGGAACTCTCGGTGAACCTAAAAACTCTGGAGTTTTTGCCGATCTAAATTTAAGAACGGATAATTTTAATGTGTTTACCAGTATTGGCTATACCGAAAGAAACAGACCAGGAAACGCAAATTTTGATACCCGATATACTGAAACTGATTCATTAAATTTTGATAGAATTATTGAAGATAGAGATTATGATAGAAATGATAAAAATTTTAACCTAAATGCTGGTGTAGAATATTTTATAAATGACATGTCTTCTATAACGGCTAGTTTTTTTACCAGAACAGGAGACGACAGAGATATCACAACAAACACCAATAAAAGATTTGCTAACGGCTTAGAAAATAGCAGAACTATCAGAATTGAAGAAGAGTTAGATGATGATGAAAGATATCAATATGCTTTAAACTACGTAAAACGATTTGATAAAGACAATAGAGATCATAAATTAACTGCCGACTTTCAATATTCTAAAAGCGACCAAAGTCAAGCGACTACTATTGACGAAAATCAAACTAATCCTGTAGATTCATTAGTTGCTTTTCAGGATAACTTAGAGACTGAAAAAAGAGATAGCTATCTTATACAAGCAGATTATGTAAGACCTATGGGCAATGCACAGTTTGAATTTGGCTTTAGAGGTGATTATTCTGACCAAACCCAATCTTTTTTAGTTCAAAAACAAAACCTCACTACCAATGAATTAGTAGTAGATGAATTTGTGTCAAGTGATTTCGATTTTCAACAAAACGTTACTGCAATTTATACCCAATATGGCGACAAAATAGGAAAATTTTCTTATCTCTTAGGTTTAAGATACGAAAACTCTCAATTAAAGGGAAAGACAACACCTTTAGTCCCTGAAAATTTTGACAGAAATTTTGATTTTGATAAAAATTTTGATAATTTATTTCCAACAGTAAATCTTGTCTATGAAATAGGTGAAGACGAGAATATTTCCTTAGGTTATAATAGAAGAATCAACAGACCAAGAAGTTGGTTTTTAAATCCTTTTCCTTCTCAATCTAGCCGTGTTAATGTTTTTCAGGGCAACCCAGATTTAGATCCTTCATTTGCTGATGCTTTTGATCTGGGCTATTTAAAACGATGGAAAAAAATCACCTTAACATCTTCTGTTTACTACCAAAAAGAAACCGATGCTTTTGAACGTGTAGAAAGAGATACAGGCAGACGAACAGAAGAAGATAACATTATAATTATAGAAAATATACCTATAAACCTTGCCACAGAAGAACGCTTTGGTGCTGAATTTGGCTTGCTTTACAATCCCGTGAAATGGTTAAGAACAAATTTGAGTTTCAATTACTTTAGATTTGAAAGTAATGGTTCATTTGAAGGCAAAGAATATGGAGCTACCAACGAAAGTTATTTTGGAAGATTCAGTTCAAATGTCATTTTACCTGGAAAAATTCAATGGCAAACCAATGCTTTTTACAGAGGTCCACGAGAAAATGCACAAACTGAAACAGACCCAATTGCATCTATGGATATCGCTTTTAGTAAAGATTTCTTGAAAAATGAAAACCTTACACTTTCATTGAGTATTAGAGATTTATTCAATTCTAGAAAAAGAGATCAATTTACTGTTTCTCAAACCTTTACTCGTGATAGTTCTTTTCAATGGAGAGAAAGACAATTTACAGCAACTGTTATTTATCGCTTTAATCGCAAAAAAGAACGCAATACTAGAAGCCGTGGTGATAGTGATTTTGATGGTGGCGAAGGCGGATTTTAG
- a CDS encoding RNA polymerase sigma factor RpoD/SigA, which yields MRQLKITKQVTNRESKSLDKYLQDISKVDLITAEEEVELAQRIREGDQVALEKLTNANLRFVVSVAKQYQNQGLKLPDLINEGNVGLVKVAKRFDETRGFKFISYAVWWIRQSILQALAEQSRVVRLPLNKIGVINKINKTFSHLEQVNERPPSAIEIAKELDMSESQVKVALKNSGRHLSMDAPFKEGENDSNLYDVLSSAESPNPDDQLMKDSLSVEINRALDTLSQREADVIRLNYGIGNQPAMTLQEIGDMFDLSRERVRQIREKGIRRLKHQSKNKMLKKYLG from the coding sequence ATGAGACAGCTAAAAATAACAAAACAGGTTACCAACAGAGAGTCTAAATCATTAGACAAATATCTACAAGACATCAGTAAAGTTGACCTTATAACAGCCGAAGAAGAAGTAGAGTTGGCTCAACGTATCAGAGAAGGTGACCAAGTGGCTTTAGAAAAATTGACAAATGCCAATTTACGTTTTGTAGTTTCTGTTGCTAAGCAATATCAAAACCAAGGTTTAAAATTACCAGATTTAATCAACGAAGGTAATGTTGGTTTAGTCAAAGTCGCCAAACGTTTTGACGAAACAAGAGGGTTTAAATTTATTTCTTATGCCGTGTGGTGGATTAGACAATCTATACTTCAAGCACTTGCTGAACAGTCTAGAGTAGTTCGTTTACCACTTAACAAAATCGGTGTAATCAACAAAATTAACAAAACCTTTTCTCATTTAGAACAGGTAAACGAACGTCCTCCTTCTGCTATAGAAATAGCAAAAGAGCTTGACATGTCTGAATCTCAAGTTAAAGTTGCTCTTAAAAATTCTGGACGTCATCTATCTATGGACGCACCATTTAAAGAAGGTGAAAACGATTCAAACCTTTACGATGTGCTCAGTTCTGCAGAATCTCCTAATCCAGACGATCAGCTGATGAAAGATTCTTTAAGCGTTGAAATCAATCGTGCTTTAGATACACTTTCTCAACGTGAAGCTGATGTAATTCGGCTAAATTATGGCATCGGTAACCAACCTGCTATGACACTTCAGGAAATCGGAGATATGTTTGACTTAAGCCGTGAACGTGTTCGTCAAATTCGTGAAAAAGGCATTAGACGACTCAAACATCAATCTAAAAACAAAATGCTTAAAAAATATTTAGGATAA